In Thermithiobacillus tepidarius DSM 3134, the DNA window TCTGAATAGGCGCCTTGATATTACCTTGGATGCTTGGGATTGTGACCCCGAACTGCGCAAAGTGGGTGCGCAGATCTCGGATGTTCTGGAGCGGGACTTTCGCTCCAAGATCAAGAGAGCAACGGATACCGGACAACTGCTCTCCGCTGAAGGGACTTGGGCCAAAGAGCTCTATGCTACCTTGGCCCGCGCGTTCAAGTTGGACGACTTCGCTCGGGAGGAAGGCCGTAAAAGTCGGGATGGCGTCCCTGCCATCATTAACAGCTTTCTCGATCATGGCAACTATATCGCTTACGGATACGCGGCTGTGGCCCTGTATGCACTTGGTATCTCTTTTGCTATGCCCCTGCTGCACGGCAAGACTAGGCGTGGCGCACTGGTTTTCGATGTAGCCGATCTGGTCAAGGATGCCACTGTCATGCCCCTTGCATTTTCCATGGGTACGCAGCGGGCCAAAGACCAAGATTTCCGCAATGCCTTGACCGAAAGCATGCAGAAAGCCGGGGTTGTGGACACCATGATAGAAACCATTAAGCAGACCTTCGAAAAAGCGAGGTGAAACAAACCCAAAATAAACAATAGATTAGGAAGC includes these proteins:
- the cas1f gene encoding type I-F CRISPR-associated endonuclease Cas1f: MSKSPPSPPQILLSKRANVFYLEHARVMVKDDRVIYLTEFKGGVDRAFNIPDRNTAFLLLGKGTSITDGAARKLAESGVIIGFCGSGGSPLLSAVDVVFLPPQSEYRPTEYMQNWMGIWTDDAKRLDAAKFFLNRRLDITLDAWDCDPELRKVGAQISDVLERDFRSKIKRATDTGQLLSAEGTWAKELYATLARAFKLDDFAREEGRKSRDGVPAIINSFLDHGNYIAYGYAAVALYALGISFAMPLLHGKTRRGALVFDVADLVKDATVMPLAFSMGTQRAKDQDFRNALTESMQKAGVVDTMIETIKQTFEKAR